Proteins encoded together in one Corvus hawaiiensis isolate bCorHaw1 chromosome W, bCorHaw1.pri.cur, whole genome shotgun sequence window:
- the LOC125319344 gene encoding spindlin-Z-like isoform X1 translates to MKTPFGKSPGQRSRADAGHAGVSASMMKKRTSHKKHRNNVGPSKPISQPRRNIVGCRIQHGWREGSGPVTQWKGTVLDQVPVNPSLYLIKYDGFDCVYGLELHKDERVSALEVLPDRVASSRISDAHLADTMIGKAVEHMFETEDGSKDEWRGMVLARAPIMNTWFYITYEKDPVLYMYQLLDDYKEGDLRIMPDSNDSPPAEREPGEVVDSLVGKQVEYAKEDGSKRTGMVIHQVEAKPSVYFIKFDDDFHIYVYDLVKTS, encoded by the exons GTCATGCAGGAGTCTCTGCGAGCATGATGAAGAAAAGAACTTCCCACAA AAAGCATAGAAACAATGTTGGACCAAGCAAACCTATTTCTCAGCCACGAAGAAACATTGTAGGCTGCAGAATACAGCATGGCTGGAGAGAAGGGAGTGGACCTGTAACACAATGGAAGGGCACAGTTCTTGATCAAGTTCCTGTAAATCCCTCCCTCTATCTTATAAAGTATGATGGATTTGATTGTGTGTATGGACTAGAACTGCACAAAGACGAAAGAGTTTCAGCACTTGAAGTCCTTCCAGACAGAGTTG CTTCATCTCGAATTAGTGATGCCCACCTGGCAGACACAATGATTGGCAAAGCTGTGGAACATATGTTTGAGACAGAGGATGGCTCAAAAGATGAATGGAGGGGGATGGTCTTGGCTCGAGCTCCTATTATGAACACATGGTTTTATATTACCTACGAGAAAGATCCTGTGTTGTATATGTACCAACTCTTAGATGACTATAAAGAAGGTGACCTTCGCATTATGCCCGATTCCA ATGATTCACCTCCTGCAGAACGAGAACCAGGTGAAGTTGTAGACAGCCTGGTAGGCAAACAAGTGGAATATGCCAAAGAAGATGGCTCAAAACGGACTGGCATGGTCATTCATCAAGTTGAAGCTAAACCATCTGTCTATTTCATCAAGTTTGATGATGATTTCCATATTTATGTCTATGATTTGGTGAAGACATCCTAG
- the LOC125319344 gene encoding spindlin-Z-like isoform X2: MMKKRTSHKKHRNNVGPSKPISQPRRNIVGCRIQHGWREGSGPVTQWKGTVLDQVPVNPSLYLIKYDGFDCVYGLELHKDERVSALEVLPDRVASSRISDAHLADTMIGKAVEHMFETEDGSKDEWRGMVLARAPIMNTWFYITYEKDPVLYMYQLLDDYKEGDLRIMPDSNDSPPAEREPGEVVDSLVGKQVEYAKEDGSKRTGMVIHQVEAKPSVYFIKFDDDFHIYVYDLVKTS, translated from the exons ATGATGAAGAAAAGAACTTCCCACAA AAAGCATAGAAACAATGTTGGACCAAGCAAACCTATTTCTCAGCCACGAAGAAACATTGTAGGCTGCAGAATACAGCATGGCTGGAGAGAAGGGAGTGGACCTGTAACACAATGGAAGGGCACAGTTCTTGATCAAGTTCCTGTAAATCCCTCCCTCTATCTTATAAAGTATGATGGATTTGATTGTGTGTATGGACTAGAACTGCACAAAGACGAAAGAGTTTCAGCACTTGAAGTCCTTCCAGACAGAGTTG CTTCATCTCGAATTAGTGATGCCCACCTGGCAGACACAATGATTGGCAAAGCTGTGGAACATATGTTTGAGACAGAGGATGGCTCAAAAGATGAATGGAGGGGGATGGTCTTGGCTCGAGCTCCTATTATGAACACATGGTTTTATATTACCTACGAGAAAGATCCTGTGTTGTATATGTACCAACTCTTAGATGACTATAAAGAAGGTGACCTTCGCATTATGCCCGATTCCA ATGATTCACCTCCTGCAGAACGAGAACCAGGTGAAGTTGTAGACAGCCTGGTAGGCAAACAAGTGGAATATGCCAAAGAAGATGGCTCAAAACGGACTGGCATGGTCATTCATCAAGTTGAAGCTAAACCATCTGTCTATTTCATCAAGTTTGATGATGATTTCCATATTTATGTCTATGATTTGGTGAAGACATCCTAG